A stretch of Malus sylvestris chromosome 11, drMalSylv7.2, whole genome shotgun sequence DNA encodes these proteins:
- the LOC126591623 gene encoding receptor-like serine/threonine-protein kinase NCRK isoform X1 has product MKFQVKVALACVITLIVIQQGVCADEVSGAWNATDWTCRCSYQGNVSYTLEPYCSASCNCSQDAGSNTTWTCICAANGLPKVTADGHDPNCFTACNCTYGSVNAAKPSKNHLSSKVVVIILLACVILTTLAFISSVACYFCRRAKCSIQAPIFSPDKESSCNSASNLISYKSSSLFETKINMDSPIGKGTGTAITIPFQLTGCFTSCVLRSKPRATPGAIIQFSYFELESATNKFSDSNLIGLGGSSYVYRGQLNDGEVVAVKRLKALKGPDMDSVLTEIEMLARLNHFNVVPLLGYCFETHGKNVERILIFEYMDNGNLRDCLNGDEGKNMDWVTRVSIAIGAARGLEYLHEAAAPRILHRDVKSTNILLDENWQAKITDLGMAKRLKADGVPSTSSSPARMQGTFGYFAPEYAIAGRASLESDVFSFGVVLLELITGRKPIHKSTTKGEESLVIWATPRLLDSRRVITELADPDLNGNFPEEEMQIMAYLAKECLLLDPDARPNMSEVVQILSTISPERSKRKNFSVNLFQHIGMDGHKDAGELRRAKSSKGSVRCSLPLDIDRNLCAERDTDSVSDNYMERLILLTSNARSCRATDIETVDLTEPRLESFCVTNGKPP; this is encoded by the exons ATGCTGGAAGTAATACTACATGGACATGCATATGTGCTGCCAATGGGCTTCCTAAAGTCACAGCTGACGGTCATGATCCTAATTGTTTTACAGCCTGCAACTGCACTTATG GATCTGTCAATGCAGCAAAGCCTTCAAAAAATCATCTTTCGAGCAAAGTTGTTGTGATTATTCTTTTAGCATGTGTCATACTCACAACCCTTGCTTTTATTTCCTCGGTGGCATGCTACTTCTGCCGAAGGGCTAAGTGCTCTATTCAAGCGCCAATATTTTCGCCTGATAAGGAATCAAGTTGCAATAGTGCTTCCAACTTAATTAGCTATAAGAGTTCCTCATTGTTTGAGACCAAAATAAATATGGATTCCCCCATCGGTAAAGGCACAG GAACTGCTATAACTATTCCATTTCAGTTAACAGGCTGCTTTACCTCTtgtgtattgaggagcaaacccCGAGCTACACCTGGAGCAATTATtcaattttcatattttgaacTGGAAAGTGCAACCAATAAGTTTTCAGATTCCAATCTAATAGGACTTGGTGGAAGCAGCTATGTCTATCGTGGCCAGCTCAATGATGGCGAAGTTGTGGCAGTTAAGCGTCTAAAAGCTTTGAAAGGGCCAGACATGGACTCTGTTTTAACAGAG ATTGAAATGTTAGCCAGACTTAATCATTTTAATGTGGTGCCTTTGCTTGGCTACTGCTTTGAAACCCATGGAAAAAATGTCGAGAGGATATTGATATTTGAGTACATGGATAACGGTAACCTGAGAGATTGTTTGAACGGGGATGAAGGGAAAAACATGGATTGGGTCACTCGAGTTTCAATTGCCATTGGAGCTGCAAGGGGTTTGGAATATCTCCATGAAGCAGCTGCTCCAAGAATTCTGCATCGAGATGTCAAATCCACAAACATTCTTCTGGATGAAAATTGGCAAGCAAAA ATAACTGATCTTGGTATGGCGAAACGCTTAAAAGCTGATGGTGTCCCTAGCACATCTAGTTCTCCAGCAAGAATGCAGGGGACTTTTGGTTATTTTGCACCGGAATATGCTATTGCTGGAAGAGCATCTCTTGAGTCAGACGTTTTCAGTTTTGGCGTAGTTCTTCTTGAGCTTATCACTGGTCGGAAGCCCATCCATAAATCAACAACTAAGGGAGAAGAAAGCCTTGTCATATGG GCTACACCTCGTTTACTGGATAGTAGGCGAGTAATCACAGAGTTGGCGGATCCAGATTTAAATGGAAACTTCCCAGAAGAGGAGATGCAGATAATGGCTTACTTGGCAAAAGAATGTCTACTGTTGGATCCTGATGCTAGACCAAACATGAGTGAGGTTGTCCAAATCCTTTCGACTATTTCACCAGAGAGATCTAAAAGGAAAAACTTTTCTGTAAATCTTTTTCAG CACATAGGCATGGATGGCCATAAAGATGCTGGGGAGCTAAGGCGAGCGAAATCCAGTAAAGGTTCGGTTCGGTGTTCACTGCCACTAGACATTGACCGTAACCTATGTGCTGAAAGAGACACGGATTCTGTTTCAGATAACTATATGGAGAGATTGATCCTCTTGACTTCAAATGCCAGGAGTTGTCGTGCCACTGATATTGAGACAGTGGATTTAACTGAGCCCAGGTTGGAGTCTTTTTGTGTAACAAATGGTAAGCCCCCATGA
- the LOC126591623 gene encoding receptor-like serine/threonine-protein kinase NCRK isoform X2, with protein sequence MKFQVKVALACVITLIVIQQGVCDEVSGAWNATDWTCRCSYQGNVSYTLEPYCSASCNCSQDAGSNTTWTCICAANGLPKVTADGHDPNCFTACNCTYGSVNAAKPSKNHLSSKVVVIILLACVILTTLAFISSVACYFCRRAKCSIQAPIFSPDKESSCNSASNLISYKSSSLFETKINMDSPIGKGTGTAITIPFQLTGCFTSCVLRSKPRATPGAIIQFSYFELESATNKFSDSNLIGLGGSSYVYRGQLNDGEVVAVKRLKALKGPDMDSVLTEIEMLARLNHFNVVPLLGYCFETHGKNVERILIFEYMDNGNLRDCLNGDEGKNMDWVTRVSIAIGAARGLEYLHEAAAPRILHRDVKSTNILLDENWQAKITDLGMAKRLKADGVPSTSSSPARMQGTFGYFAPEYAIAGRASLESDVFSFGVVLLELITGRKPIHKSTTKGEESLVIWATPRLLDSRRVITELADPDLNGNFPEEEMQIMAYLAKECLLLDPDARPNMSEVVQILSTISPERSKRKNFSVNLFQHIGMDGHKDAGELRRAKSSKGSVRCSLPLDIDRNLCAERDTDSVSDNYMERLILLTSNARSCRATDIETVDLTEPRLESFCVTNGKPP encoded by the exons ATGCTGGAAGTAATACTACATGGACATGCATATGTGCTGCCAATGGGCTTCCTAAAGTCACAGCTGACGGTCATGATCCTAATTGTTTTACAGCCTGCAACTGCACTTATG GATCTGTCAATGCAGCAAAGCCTTCAAAAAATCATCTTTCGAGCAAAGTTGTTGTGATTATTCTTTTAGCATGTGTCATACTCACAACCCTTGCTTTTATTTCCTCGGTGGCATGCTACTTCTGCCGAAGGGCTAAGTGCTCTATTCAAGCGCCAATATTTTCGCCTGATAAGGAATCAAGTTGCAATAGTGCTTCCAACTTAATTAGCTATAAGAGTTCCTCATTGTTTGAGACCAAAATAAATATGGATTCCCCCATCGGTAAAGGCACAG GAACTGCTATAACTATTCCATTTCAGTTAACAGGCTGCTTTACCTCTtgtgtattgaggagcaaacccCGAGCTACACCTGGAGCAATTATtcaattttcatattttgaacTGGAAAGTGCAACCAATAAGTTTTCAGATTCCAATCTAATAGGACTTGGTGGAAGCAGCTATGTCTATCGTGGCCAGCTCAATGATGGCGAAGTTGTGGCAGTTAAGCGTCTAAAAGCTTTGAAAGGGCCAGACATGGACTCTGTTTTAACAGAG ATTGAAATGTTAGCCAGACTTAATCATTTTAATGTGGTGCCTTTGCTTGGCTACTGCTTTGAAACCCATGGAAAAAATGTCGAGAGGATATTGATATTTGAGTACATGGATAACGGTAACCTGAGAGATTGTTTGAACGGGGATGAAGGGAAAAACATGGATTGGGTCACTCGAGTTTCAATTGCCATTGGAGCTGCAAGGGGTTTGGAATATCTCCATGAAGCAGCTGCTCCAAGAATTCTGCATCGAGATGTCAAATCCACAAACATTCTTCTGGATGAAAATTGGCAAGCAAAA ATAACTGATCTTGGTATGGCGAAACGCTTAAAAGCTGATGGTGTCCCTAGCACATCTAGTTCTCCAGCAAGAATGCAGGGGACTTTTGGTTATTTTGCACCGGAATATGCTATTGCTGGAAGAGCATCTCTTGAGTCAGACGTTTTCAGTTTTGGCGTAGTTCTTCTTGAGCTTATCACTGGTCGGAAGCCCATCCATAAATCAACAACTAAGGGAGAAGAAAGCCTTGTCATATGG GCTACACCTCGTTTACTGGATAGTAGGCGAGTAATCACAGAGTTGGCGGATCCAGATTTAAATGGAAACTTCCCAGAAGAGGAGATGCAGATAATGGCTTACTTGGCAAAAGAATGTCTACTGTTGGATCCTGATGCTAGACCAAACATGAGTGAGGTTGTCCAAATCCTTTCGACTATTTCACCAGAGAGATCTAAAAGGAAAAACTTTTCTGTAAATCTTTTTCAG CACATAGGCATGGATGGCCATAAAGATGCTGGGGAGCTAAGGCGAGCGAAATCCAGTAAAGGTTCGGTTCGGTGTTCACTGCCACTAGACATTGACCGTAACCTATGTGCTGAAAGAGACACGGATTCTGTTTCAGATAACTATATGGAGAGATTGATCCTCTTGACTTCAAATGCCAGGAGTTGTCGTGCCACTGATATTGAGACAGTGGATTTAACTGAGCCCAGGTTGGAGTCTTTTTGTGTAACAAATGGTAAGCCCCCATGA